The stretch of DNA ATCATGAACCATGAGGGGTGCCGCAAACAGATCGATCTCGCCGATGACCCTTTCTTTGGCGTGGGTGGTGTCGATGATCACGACATTTTCTTCTGCAGCGCTGCGCAGGCTCACGGCTTCTGCAGGATAAGACTCTGCCGTCCAATGCCAACGGTCATCTGAACGGTGCAGAACGCGTTCTTCTTCGAGATACTCCAACACCTCTTGCGTGGCGTCGAGCCCCCCTTCTCCATCGAACCGACTGCCGAACCGCTCTCCAATGTGAAAGGGAAGTTCGAAAGCGGCACATTTGATGTGGCTCAAAAGGATCGACAAATTGTTCGGATCGACGATGGCCGCCTCAGGTGATCCCTCCCAGAAATATTCCGGATGTTCGGCGATATACTGTTCCAGAGGTGCCGAAGACAATACGAGAACGGCTGCGGATGCTTCCAGCCTCCTCCCTGCTCTGCCTGCCTGCTGGACCGTACCGGCGATGGTACCAGGGTACCCTGCAATGACGGCGGCTTGAAGACTCCCGACATCGATTCCCAGTTCCAGGGCGTTGGTGCTCACCACGCCGATCACTTCTCCGGTCTTAAGACCGCCCTCGATTTCACGGCGCTCGAGCGGCAGATAGCCGCCGCGGTAGCCGCGTACGAGCGAGGCAGGCTTTTTGGCTTTTTTCATTCCTTCGCGCAAATAGGTAAGCAGAATTTCGACATTCAAGCGGCTTCTGGCGAACACGACGGTCTGGATATGATTAGTAATGAACTGAAGGCTGATCCGTTCGCTTTCGCGAAGGTATGATTTGCGCAACCCCAGTTCTTTGTTGATGACGGGCGGATTATAGAGAATAAAGTGTTTTTCACCGCGCGGCGCCCCGTTTTTATCGATGAGGATGACCGGCTCGCCGATGAGGGTTTCGGCCAGTTCTTTGGGGTTGGCGATCGTGGCTGAGCAGCAAATGAATTGCGGTGCGACGTTGTAGAATTGGCAAATACGCTTCAACCGGCGAATAACATTCGCAAAGTGACTCCCGAAAACTCCTCGGTAATGATGGATTTCGTCGATCACCACATAACGCAAATTTTCGAATAATTTGATCCATTGAGTGTGGTGCGGCAGGATGCCGGTATGCAGCATATCCGGGTTGGTAACGACAATATGGCCGCTGCTTTTGATCGTTCTGCGGATCGAAACCGGCGTATCGCCGTCGAATGTAAATGTTTTAATGGCAAAAGGCACACTTTCATGAAGGGGTTCGATCATCGCATGCAGTTCGCTCACCTGATCTTGTGAAAGCGCCTTGGTCGGAAAAAGATAAAGAGCTCGCGCCGCACCGTCCTTGATAATTCGATCAAGGATAGGCAGATTATAGCACAATGTCTTGCCCGATGCCGTCGGTGTGACGATCACGACATTGTGTCCCCTGCTGATTTCTTGATAGGCTTCTGCTTGATGTGAATAGAGCTTATTGATGCCGCGCCTTTTCAAGCCGTCGACAAGTGCAGGATGAAGGCCGTCGGGAAATTCGACAAAAGTTCCCGATTGCGGCGGCAGAACCTCCCATCGGGAGACGCCGGCCATGAACGAAGAGTCGCGCCGAAGCCGATCCAATATTTGTTCAATGGTAAGTCTCAAGATGGCTTTTGCAGGAGTTTGACAATGCCGTGTTGTCCGTCGAGTGCAATCAGGTCGCCGGTCTTGATTATTTTTGTAACCTCGGGTATGCCGCTAACGGCCGGCAAATGAAACTCACGCGCAATAATGGCGGCGTGAGAAAGCATGCCGCCGTACTCAAGGACCAATCCGGAAATCTTCGCTAAAACAGGCGTCCAGCCGGGATCTACTGCCGATGCCACGATAATCTCATTCGCCTCTGCCGATAAGGCTTCTTCGAACGTTTTGATAACCCGTGCTCTTCCACTAATTATCCCAGCGCTGACCCCTATTCCGAAAAGCACCTTATAATCGGGAACGCGGCATTCAGAATCTGTTCCCTTTAGCTGCCCATTTTCAGTGTTATTAGCCCAGATCTCAAATTGATGTTTTCGCTTTTGAACAGAATACTCCAACGCGTCTCCTTTTACTGCAGCGCGAATTTCAGAATACTGGAGAAAAAAGATCTCTTGGGGCTTATCAAGTACACCTTTGCTTTGAAGAATATGGCCGATTTTCAATGCCGCTCTACGGGTAATATATAAAATTTTCTGCCACAAATCACGCTGATTTTCTCGGCAGGAAACAAATTGAGCGGCAGCATTATAAACCAACTTGAAGATAGTTTTTAAAAGAAATGCCGTAATGCTGAATTTAATGTCAAGCGATTTTTGTAGAGATTGATATAAATCGCTGTGCCGCAAATAGATTTCTATATTTTTCTCTTTAAGTAATTCAGGAGGTGCACCGGTCCGTGTTTTTTTTATGGCATAAATCGACTCACCCCATGTCGGTAGGGAAAAATCCAGACTTTGACTTCGGTGGCCATAGCAATTAATAAATTTTTGCACCTCGTCCTTATTTTCAACATCGAGGGCATCGAGAGCCGTTTCGGCTTGAACCGATGCGTTGTCCGGCAAACCGCTGAGCAAATCCTGAACTTTGTTTCCACTCTGCAGGGTCTTTTGCAGAAAATGGTAAAGCAATTCTGCGAAAAGATCGGCAAACGTTATGCTCCAGCGATGGATACTGAGAAAATGATCCGAGAGGCGATATGTGGATTCCAATATATCGCAAAGATTTTCCAGGTCCTCCTGCTCCAATTGTTCGTTCAATTGCTTTATTTTTTTTTCGCAGACGCTGGAAAAACGGCGCCATTGTCTGAGATTTAACCATGGAATCCATTGGGGATCTTGAATCAATAATCTGCTCACAAGTGCAGGTAAAGCGCGGCAAATCAAATAAAGCTGTTTATGACGTTGCGGAGAGAAGAACTGCCGCTTATCCGCAGGCAGCAGGCGGTAAGGAATAATCGAATAAAGAGCACGGAAAGCGTCCAATCGTGCGTAAGGAACGCCTTCGAATTGAGTAATCAATTTGCTTTGTTTGAACAGCTTTTCCTTTCCCAGATACCACAGCGGATCGGCCAGGGCGCGACGGCTGATAAGAGGAAAAAGAAAAGACCAGGCCAAAGGTGAAATGGGTCGATCGAATCGTTCGGCAAAAAAAAAGTTTGTCCACTCTCTTTTCTTTTGATCGATGCGAATTTTGCTTTGCTGCAATGTGGTGATCGGCCTCGCCTGAAAAAGCCACAATCGATTGCGCGCGAACCCCCACTCGATATCCATCGGCTGATGAAAAAGCCGTTCCACGGTTGCACCGAGCTGAATGAGCTCGTTTAATCTTTCAGGGTCGACGACAAGATCGGCATAGTCCCCCTCAATTTGATCGATAATTTGATGCGCCGATTTGTCAATAATAAATTGCTTCGGAGATGTGCGTCCCGAGACCAAATTTGAACAAGGTCCTCTGACTGCCTCAATAACCATAAGATCCTGGTGACTGAGAGGATGCGAAGTGAACATTACACCCGAAATTTCGGGCTCGATTTGTTGTTGAATGATGACTGCGATTTCGGTAGACCGGCTCTCCCCTTTCACATGCCTGCGGTAGCTTTTAATCTTATTCGAGGCCGCCGAGGACTTGACGGTGATGATGGCTTTAATCAGTTCCTTTTCATCAGACACGTCGAGAACGGTTTCTAATTGTCCGGCTAGAGATGTATCCTGAGTATCCTCATAAGGCGCAGAGGAGCGGACTGCAATTTTCCCTTGGGGAAATAGAATGCCCTGCGATTGGAAAATTTTTGCAAGTCGTTGTCGAAAAAGCCTGCGAACGGCTTCATTTTCAAACTCTAAAAAAGATTTTGTACTGATGACAATGAACGGCGGGACGTTGAAACCTTTCAAGTGCAAAAAGGCAAGATGACTTGCCTTAAATCCGCAAAGAGACGGAGAGCGGGCAATTTTTTTATAAGAAACAATGAAATCTGGTCTCTTCATCATGAGGTCGGAAAAGTGCGGATATTCAGGATAAAACTGCTTTAGGACAGCAGAGGAGTGCTGTCCTAAAGCAGAGCGGTTTATTCAGCAGAAATTTTGGCTTGTGCTTGTAGAAACTCATCGACCAAGCGGGATAACTTGGGGTCATCGGCGATGGATTCATCCAAAGGATAACGAAACGTGGTATAGTTGACGATCTTTTTACGATCATTCAACGTTATCCGCAATTCGCCGAAATATTTACCCAGGCTGGGCGTGGTAACGATAATGGGGATTCTATTATTGCTCGGCTCGACTTTATAGTATTCGCCGCCGACAATCACGATATCGATATTCGGAACTTTCGATAAAAGTTCCTGCAGGACTACATATCGGCCGTTGTATAATAGGATGATCAAATCGGCTTTAGCCATCTCGGCAACGACCTTTTGCGCGGTTTGAACCGGATCGCGACTGATCAGCTTCGGCTCGCCGGCCTGCTCCTGATAGAGGCTTTCCCGTTCATCGCAAAGGCCGAATATTCCGACGGTCAACTTTTCAAAGGGCGGTAAGCCTTTTTGCGGCTTTGCGCTTAACTTTTTAAGAACAAAGGGCTCCACAAAAGACTTATCTTCCGGAAAATACCTGATGTTTGCCGAAACGAACGTTAAACGGTATTTCTGCGACATATTCATCAGATATTTTCCGCCCAAATGAAAGTCTTTGACTGCCAAGTTAACGGCGTCATAGCCGAGCAGAGACATTCCCTTCAGCAGATACTCGCTTTGCAGCGCAGCATCCGGGCTAAAGCCTTTCATAAAACCGCCTGCGTCGACGGTTAGATGAAAGTCGCAGCTGTCTTGCTTTTGAGAAAGTAAGGTTGCTCTCCGAGCTAACCCGCCAAGCGGCTGCTTTCAGCCGCACGGCGTTAAATAACCGGTGATGTCGTTTGAATGAAAGATCGTAAAAACTGCCGTATCACGATGCTCGGCTGATTTTGAAGAGCAGGCAAATGCAGCCAGCATCGAACTGATGAGAAAAAGATTACAAATCCATTTCATAAATGCGTTCCTTACTATTCTTTCTTTTCCAGAGACTGTTCCAATTTGGGCTTGCGTGACGGTTTTTCGCGCGTCACTTTAAAGATAATGGTATTTTTATCGACCCGCTGTTCTCCTTCAATGGGATGTTTCAGGTCAAATACGACGCGGGTGTATTTGACCTTTTCTTCGGCGGTATAGCCGAGACGGGCGCGTATGAAAGGACCTCGATTGAGAGGAATTTCGTTCTTTTCAGCAATTAAAAAGATGTTTTCGAATGTCAGAGCATATCGATCAGGATTGCTCAAAACGAGAGGTTTGCCCGGCTTTATTTTACCGTTGCATTCGATGATGATGGTGCGATCATCGACGGCGCGAACCGATCGAATGGCGGTTCCTTCCGGAATTTCCGGCAGCTGGTTGTAATAAATTCGGAATTCGACGCG from candidate division KSB1 bacterium encodes:
- a CDS encoding DEAD/DEAH box helicase; amino-acid sequence: MAGVSRWEVLPPQSGTFVEFPDGLHPALVDGLKRRGINKLYSHQAEAYQEISRGHNVVIVTPTASGKTLCYNLPILDRIIKDGAARALYLFPTKALSQDQVSELHAMIEPLHESVPFAIKTFTFDGDTPVSIRRTIKSSGHIVVTNPDMLHTGILPHHTQWIKLFENLRYVVIDEIHHYRGVFGSHFANVIRRLKRICQFYNVAPQFICCSATIANPKELAETLIGEPVILIDKNGAPRGEKHFILYNPPVINKELGLRKSYLRESERISLQFITNHIQTVVFARSRLNVEILLTYLREGMKKAKKPASLVRGYRGGYLPLERREIEGGLKTGEVIGVVSTNALELGIDVGSLQAAVIAGYPGTIAGTVQQAGRAGRRLEASAAVLVLSSAPLEQYIAEHPEYFWEGSPEAAIVDPNNLSILLSHIKCAAFELPFHIGERFGSRFDGEGGLDATQEVLEYLEEERVLHRSDDRWHWTAESYPAEAVSLRSAAEENVVIIDTTHAKERVIGEIDLFAAPLMVHD
- a CDS encoding PEP-utilizing enzyme, encoding MMKRPDFIVSYKKIARSPSLCGFKASHLAFLHLKGFNVPPFIVISTKSFLEFENEAVRRLFRQRLAKIFQSQGILFPQGKIAVRSSAPYEDTQDTSLAGQLETVLDVSDEKELIKAIITVKSSAASNKIKSYRRHVKGESRSTEIAVIIQQQIEPEISGVMFTSHPLSHQDLMVIEAVRGPCSNLVSGRTSPKQFIIDKSAHQIIDQIEGDYADLVVDPERLNELIQLGATVERLFHQPMDIEWGFARNRLWLFQARPITTLQQSKIRIDQKKREWTNFFFAERFDRPISPLAWSFLFPLISRRALADPLWYLGKEKLFKQSKLITQFEGVPYARLDAFRALYSIIPYRLLPADKRQFFSPQRHKQLYLICRALPALVSRLLIQDPQWIPWLNLRQWRRFSSVCEKKIKQLNEQLEQEDLENLCDILESTYRLSDHFLSIHRWSITFADLFAELLYHFLQKTLQSGNKVQDLLSGLPDNASVQAETALDALDVENKDEVQKFINCYGHRSQSLDFSLPTWGESIYAIKKTRTGAPPELLKEKNIEIYLRHSDLYQSLQKSLDIKFSITAFLLKTIFKLVYNAAAQFVSCRENQRDLWQKILYITRRAALKIGHILQSKGVLDKPQEIFFLQYSEIRAAVKGDALEYSVQKRKHQFEIWANNTENGQLKGTDSECRVPDYKVLFGIGVSAGIISGRARVIKTFEEALSAEANEIIVASAVDPGWTPVLAKISGLVLEYGGMLSHAAIIAREFHLPAVSGIPEVTKIIKTGDLIALDGQHGIVKLLQKPS